A single Opisthocomus hoazin isolate bOpiHoa1 chromosome 1, bOpiHoa1.hap1, whole genome shotgun sequence DNA region contains:
- the ING4 gene encoding inhibitor of growth protein 4 isoform X3 codes for MRDLDQRTEDLKLEIDKLATEYISNARTLSSEEKLGLLKQIQEAYGKCKEFGDDKVQLAMQTYEMVDKHIRRLDTDLARFEADLKEKQIESSDYDSSSSKGKKKGRAQKEKKAARARSKGKNSDEEAPKTAQKKLKLVRTSTEYGMPSVTFGNVHPSDVLDMPVDPNEPTYCLCHQVSYGEMIGCDNPDCSIEWFHFACVGLTTKPRGKWFCPRCSQERKKK; via the exons ACCTCAAGTTGGAGATCGATAAGTTGGCCACGGAGTATATCAGCAATGCACGGACTTTGTCTTCGGAGGAAAAACTGGGGCTTCTCAAGCAAATCCAGGAGGCTTATGGGAAATGCAAGGAGTTTGGGGACGACAAGGTTCAGCTGGCTATGCAGACCTACGAGATG GTTGATAAGCACATCCGGCGGCTGGACACAGATCTCGCTCGCTTTGAAGCAGACCTGAAGGAGAAGCAGATAGAGTCGAGTGACTATGACAGTTCTTCCAGCAAGGGCAAGAAGA AGGGCCGAGcccaaaaagagaagaaagctgcCCGTGCTCGCTCTAAAGGGAAGAACTCTGATGAGGAGGCACCAAAAACGGCCCAAAAGAAATTGAAACTTGTCCGCAC TAGCACGGAGTATGGGATGCCTTCGGTCACCTTTGGAAATGTCCACCCTTCGGATGTATTGGATATGCCTGTGGACCCCAATGAGCCTACTTACTGCCTCTGCCACCAGGTCTCCTATGGGGAGATGATTGGCTGCGACAACCCAGAT TGTTCCATTGAATGGTTTCACTTTGCTTGTGTGGGTCTGACAACAAAACCAAGAGGAAAATG GTTCTGCCCTCGCTGTTcccaggagaggaagaagaagtaA